From the Callithrix jacchus isolate 240 chromosome 22, calJac240_pri, whole genome shotgun sequence genome, the window ATTTCCACTTGACCAAATATTCtaatctttttcatttatatgCAAAAGAAATAGTTTTAAGTAACTTTTTATAGCAAGATGATACCGTGGTATGAGTGTAATCTAAACTTTCTCGTGGTGTTACCTTgtatgctgttttattttattccttgtcATTAAGTCACAGTTTCCAGAGAGCAGGCGGGGCCGCCGCGGGTCAGGCATGGGGAGCCCCGGTCCCATCTGAGCCCCGAGCTTCAGGGAAGGGGCGGGCGCGCCGCCGCCTCTGGCATCGCCTCTGGTTGCCTTACACGCCTTCACCTGCAGTCGCCTAGAAAACTTGCTCTCAAACTTCTTCAGggttttttccttcaaattttgGACCAAagtctcatttctgttttttcctgtcTCTGATGCTGGGACCCGGAAGGCAGGCGCTGGCCTCACTTCGCTGTGCTCTTCCCCGGCCCTGTGCGGCCTGTCCCGGGGGCTCCCGGGATCCCCCTTTCCGTAGAGGAGAGTAACGAGggtgtaaatatttataattttttatacctGTTGTGAGACGCGAGGGGCAGCGACGCGGTTTTTATGGAGACAGATGTATATTTGCTGGCGGCAGATCCAGGCTCAGTATTGGCCGCGGGGCCCCCACGCACATTCCATTGCCGCCCCGCGGCTCGCGCGGAGACCGATGGAGACCGttttctccccacctcctccctcctgtAGCCCGTGTTCGCTGTAGCGGCAGGTCCAGTCTGTGCCTGCACTTTGAATAAACGTCTTCTGTATCCTCCGTCCGCCTCGGCTGCTGgtttcctctctgggcctcggcGGCCCCGGTTTCCGCGGAAGCTCCGGGTGGGCCCCGCGCGGGACCCCCGGGCCGGACCGAATGACCAGGAGCCCGAACTCGGTTTCTCTGCTTTATTGATCGTCGGTGCTGCCGCCCGCGCCCCCGGCCCCCTCCCCGtcccccggccccggccccggccgcGCTAGTCGGGGAAGCGGCGCGCCTGCATCTTGCGGAAGTAGCCCTcggcctccgcctccgcctcgcGCTCCGCCAGCCCCAGGCCGCCCGCGTGGCGCCGCAGCGTGGACTCCCGGCTGCCCGCGCCCAGCGCCCCATCGGCCGCGCCCAGCGGGGGCAGCCCCTCGCCCGTGGCCAGGTTGACGGTGGCCACGGCCCCGAACCGCGGCTCCTCCTGGTCCACGTCGCTGACCGACGAGCCGGGGGACACGCCCGGGGCCTTGGGCCCGCCGCGGAAGCCGCGCGCCAGGTCCCCCAGCTCGTAGCCGCCGTCGGCCTCCGCCTTGGCCGCCTTCCACTCCCAGGGCGCGCCGCCCGCCGACAGGTGCACCACGGGGTGGTGCGGCGCGTGCGCGTCGATGGTGACGATGCTGGCGGAGTCGCGGTCGGACGGGGACCGGTACTGCGAGGAGTCGGAGCTGGCGCTGGACGACGACGCCGTCTCGGGGGCCGCCTTGGGGCTCGGCGCGCCCGGGGCCTTGGACATGGCGATGACCTGCAGCAGCCGCGGGGGGTTGGCCACGCGGGGCTGCGTCGGGGCCGACGCCGCGGCCGCCCCGCCCTTCTCGGCCATCATGAGCCACTTGGCGCGCACCCCGGCGCCGCTCTTGGGGGACAGGCCGGGCCCCGCCTGCGCGCCCTCCTCGGGGATGTGCACCAGCGGCTGCGGCCCCGCGCGCGGCGGGAGGATGACCCGAGGCCCCAGCCCCGGCCGCGCCTGCACGGTGGGGTAGAGCGAGGGCGGGGCcgggccctcctcctcctcctcctcctcctcctcttcctcctcctcctcctcctcttcctcctcctctgccatgGGCTCGGCGGGCGCGCGCAGGTGCCCGGGGCTGGCGTCGTCGGGCAGCCCCAGGCCGCGGCCCTCCAGGGTCTTCTGCTTCCACTCGCTGATGAGCTGCTTGGAGCGCGAGGCATCCAGCGGGACGTGGATGGTCATGTGGCGGCGCGCGGGGTCGTCCAGCGAGGGCGCGCTGGCCCTGGGCAGCGTGTGGCTGAAGGTCACCATGTTCTCCTTGGCCATGGGGCTGCGCGGCGCCAGCAGGTCCACGTCCACGCTGGCGCGCTTCAGGCTGCCCAGCGAGGTCTTCTCGCGGACCACGGGCCGGGGCGGGCCGTCCAGCCGCCCCGGGGGCCCCAGCTCGTCGGTGCTCACGGACTTGTTCTGCTGGTAAACCGAGTCGTGGCCACGCTGCGTCAGGGCCCGCAGCGCGTCCTTGGCGGGGGCCGGGGCCGCCGGCTTCTCTGTGGGTGGGGCCTGGAAGTTGCCCACCGCATGGCAGGCCTGAAGTAGAGAGGGGTCTGGGGGTGAGGACTGGGGCTCACATGGCTCCTCCCCTCTGAGCGTGAGACCTGCCGTGGGGGGGCCTTGGGCTGAGGGTGGGGTGGTGGCAAGCTCTTCTCGGGTGGGACCAGTCCCGGCCTCAAGATTGCTGACCCAGCACATCTGGCAGGTCTGACCCCATGGGATTCTGACTCCACCGTTCCAAGGGTGAGACACATTATTAGCACCCATGCCTCCACCCTCAGACCCCCCGGCCTCCCCCCTCAGACCCCTGGTCACCCATACTTCCCCCCTCAGACTACCAGCCTCCCCCTCAGACCCTGTGAGCACCCATGCCTCCCCACTCAGACCCCATGGGCACCCATGCCTCCCCTGTCAGACCACCAGCCTCCCGCTTCAGACCCCCTGGGCACCCATGCCTTTCCCCTCAGACCACCAGCCTCCCCTCTCAGACCCTCTGGGCCAGCCTCTCCCCTCAAACCCCGTGGGCACCCATGCTTTTCCCCCTCGGACCCCTGTGCACCCATGCCAACCCCCGTCAGGCCCTGCCACTCACCAGGTAGGCAGCGATGCCCGCCCCGATGAGGAAGCCGGCGTACACGTCCACCGGGTGGCTGCGGTACTGCGTGATCTGCGTGAGGCCGCACACGCCTGCGGCAATGGCAAAGGCGAACACCAGGATGGGCTTCAGCAGCTTGGTGGTGTCGGAGATGACGGAGTTGAAGTACATCTGGAGCACGGGGGTTGGGGTCAGGGGGGCTC encodes:
- the PLPPR3 gene encoding phospholipid phosphatase-related protein type 3, with the protein product MIPTKEKNKSPKDSMTLLPCFYFVELPIVASSIVSLYFLELTDLFKPAKVGFQCYDRTLSMPYVETNEELIPLLMLLSLAFAAPAASIMVAEGMLYCLQSRLWGHAGGPAGTEGSINAGGCNFNSFLRRTVRFVGVHVFGLCATALVTDVIQLATGYHTPFFLTVCKPNYTLLGTSCEVNPYITQDICSGHDTHAILSARKTFPSQHATLSAFAAVYVSMYFNSVISDTTKLLKPILVFAFAIAAGVCGLTQITQYRSHPVDVYAGFLIGAGIAAYLACHAVGNFQAPPTEKPAAPAPAKDALRALTQRGHDSVYQQNKSVSTDELGPPGRLDGPPRPVVREKTSLGSLKRASVDVDLLAPRSPMAKENMVTFSHTLPRASAPSLDDPARRHMTIHVPLDASRSKQLISEWKQKTLEGRGLGLPDDASPGHLRAPAEPMAEEEEEEEEEEEEEEEEEEEEGPAPPSLYPTVQARPGLGPRVILPPRAGPQPLVHIPEEGAQAGPGLSPKSGAGVRAKWLMMAEKGGAAAASAPTQPRVANPPRLLQVIAMSKAPGAPSPKAAPETASSSSASSDSSQYRSPSDRDSASIVTIDAHAPHHPVVHLSAGGAPWEWKAAKAEADGGYELGDLARGFRGGPKAPGVSPGSSVSDVDQEEPRFGAVATVNLATGEGLPPLGAADGALGAGSRESTLRRHAGGLGLAEREAEAEAEGYFRKMQARRFPD